One Spirochaetota bacterium genomic window, TACAAAACTTTGTGATGAAGTAATTACATTACACACTCAGGGAAAGACAATTCAATCGAATATTATAAAAAGTAGAATAGAAACAATATCATATAATTTTTAAAGAGGAAGTTAAAATAGCTATTAATGAAATCACCATCATTCCACAATAAATTCTGGGAAGTATACCTCCTTAATTTTGCCATGAGTTAATTCTCTGTTAAGACGTTCCTTGATTTCTTCTCCAAAGGTTATCATACCCACAGCAGATGCAAGGTCTTCATAAGTTTTTTTCTGAAAGACAAAATCCACTATTTTAATGATATGATCTTTTTTACTATTTAGTTCAGCACTTAATACCTGATTAGATTCATAACCCAATGATATCTTTATCCTCATTGTATCCTGCCCTGAATTTATTTTTTTCATAAAAGCTGGTAATTCGTAATGAGCAAGAGGTGAAGGTGGTGGTGCCAGTACTACATCCTGGTTTTCACTATACCTGTCTTCCATTACAGTCTTAGTTTCATTATATGAATAATTAATAATCTTTGAAACTGAAAGATTTGTAACTGCAGGAGTAACAATAAATGAATTGAATACACTCACTGGCAATGCAATAATAGCAAGTGCTAATGCCCAATTGAGCAGTTTTGTATTTTGCTTTTTTACCTCAATAATAACCAAAACAATTGTTATCACAGCAATCACTGGTGAAATAAAGCAGACAACAGGAATCAAAGATGTTATAATTGATAAAAAACCCCATATAAAAATATGCTTTTGCATATAAACCTCCTCCAGAAAAAAAAAATTATAACAGCATCATTCTGTAACCTGATCTATAACATAATTTCAACATGAGATTCTTGTAACAAGTTCAATACAACTATTTAAAAAATGGAAATTTCATTTATTTAAACACACCTTGCCAGAATCATGAACCATTCCACTCAAGAAAAAATTTTATGGTTAATAATGAGTATTGTAGCAAGCTAAATGTGTCAAATATAATTCCAGTTCTAAA contains:
- a CDS encoding flagellar basal body-associated FliL family protein, whose translation is MQKHIFIWGFLSIITSLIPVVCFISPVIAVITIVLVIIEVKKQNTKLLNWALALAIIALPVSVFNSFIVTPAVTNLSVSKIINYSYNETKTVMEDRYSENQDVVLAPPPSPLAHYELPAFMKKINSGQDTMRIKISLGYESNQVLSAELNSKKDHIIKIVDFVFQKKTYEDLASAVGMITFGEEIKERLNRELTHGKIKEVYFPEFIVE